In Ferribacterium limneticum, a genomic segment contains:
- the ribH gene encoding 6,7-dimethyl-8-ribityllumazine synthase, whose translation MSRFDNIFEYDNNLDGAGLKVGIVMSRFNLPVCEALLSSCVTELKRLGVADADMTIANVPGALEIPLVLQTMAQSGSFDALVALGAVIRGDTYHFEVVSNDSCRAIMEVQLDTGVPIANGILTCDTDEQAEIRTQPKGSDCAQAAVEMANLQKALLQ comes from the coding sequence ATGTCCCGTTTCGACAACATCTTTGAATACGACAACAACCTCGACGGCGCCGGCCTCAAGGTCGGCATCGTCATGAGCCGCTTCAACCTGCCAGTCTGCGAAGCCCTGCTTTCGTCGTGCGTCACCGAACTCAAGCGCCTCGGCGTCGCCGATGCCGACATGACCATCGCCAACGTCCCCGGCGCCTTGGAAATCCCGCTCGTCCTGCAAACCATGGCGCAAAGCGGCAGCTTCGACGCGCTGGTCGCCCTGGGCGCCGTCATCCGCGGCGACACTTACCATTTCGAAGTCGTTTCCAACGATTCCTGCCGCGCCATCATGGAAGTCCAGCTCGACACCGGCGTACCCATCGCCAACGGCATCCTGACCTGCGACACCGACGAACAGGCCGAAATCCGCACCCAGCCAAAGGGCAGCGACTGCGCCCAGGCTGCCGTCGAAATGGCCAACCTTCAGAAAGCCCTGCTCCAATGA
- a CDS encoding YceI family protein translates to MRILPALLFAACLPLAQAAEYTIDPAHTYASFEIDHLGFSTQRGQFNRSSGVVEFDAETKTGRIDISIETASLDTGFELRDDVLRGDDWFKAKDFPYIFFRSQKLIFTEEKLSAVDGVLVMLGESRPLRLEVSRFKCGLNLASRLRGCGADAIGVLRRSEFGLNNGIPFIGDEVRLRVQVEAYLP, encoded by the coding sequence GTGAGAATCCTCCCCGCCCTGCTTTTCGCCGCCTGCCTGCCCCTGGCCCAGGCCGCCGAATACACCATCGACCCGGCGCACACCTACGCCAGCTTCGAGATCGATCATCTCGGCTTTTCGACGCAGCGCGGCCAGTTCAACCGGAGCAGCGGCGTCGTCGAATTCGACGCCGAGACGAAAACCGGCCGCATCGACATCAGCATCGAAACCGCCTCGCTCGACACCGGTTTTGAATTGCGCGACGACGTGCTGCGCGGCGACGACTGGTTCAAGGCCAAGGACTTTCCCTACATTTTCTTTCGCAGCCAGAAACTCATTTTCACCGAAGAAAAACTCAGCGCCGTCGACGGCGTCCTCGTCATGCTCGGTGAAAGCCGGCCGCTGCGCCTCGAAGTCAGCCGCTTCAAATGCGGCCTCAATCTGGCCAGCCGCCTGCGCGGCTGCGGAGCCGACGCCATCGGCGTGTTGCGTCGTTCGGAATTCGGCCTGAACAACGGCATCCCCTTCATCGGCGACGAAGTCCGCCTGCGCGTCCAGGTCGAAGCCTATCTGCCCTGA
- the thiL gene encoding thiamine-phosphate kinase — MPGEFDLINKYFARPTPSAVLGPGDDCALIAPTPGKQLAVTTDMLVAGTHFLPDTNPKNLGWKALAVNLSDLAAMGAQPRWVTLAGALPAVDEAWIAAFAEGFFACAAEYGVDVIGGDTTKGPLNVCITAIGEVEPGCALRRDGAKIGDQIWVSGRPGLASLGLAHLQDKVKLPEPWPRLCVGALEKPRPRVALGLALNGIASSAIDVSDGLLADLGHIAERSGCAAAVKLVQLPHLPKGESYDADLRRIALECQLTGGDDYELCFTAPGTQSLAIAQIAATLELPLWNIGEMVAGPSGEVTVLDPDGKPVEFGSKGYDHFGQAT, encoded by the coding sequence ATGCCGGGCGAGTTTGACCTGATCAACAAGTATTTCGCCCGGCCCACCCCGTCGGCCGTCCTCGGCCCCGGTGACGACTGCGCGCTGATCGCACCGACGCCCGGCAAGCAACTCGCGGTAACCACCGACATGCTGGTCGCCGGCACGCATTTTCTGCCCGATACCAATCCCAAGAACCTCGGCTGGAAAGCCTTGGCGGTCAATCTGTCCGACCTCGCCGCAATGGGCGCCCAGCCGCGCTGGGTGACGCTGGCCGGCGCCCTGCCGGCGGTCGACGAAGCGTGGATCGCCGCCTTCGCCGAAGGCTTTTTTGCCTGTGCGGCAGAGTACGGCGTCGATGTCATCGGCGGCGACACCACCAAAGGCCCGCTCAACGTCTGCATTACGGCCATCGGCGAAGTCGAACCGGGCTGCGCCCTGCGCCGTGATGGCGCAAAGATTGGCGACCAGATCTGGGTTTCCGGCCGCCCCGGCCTGGCCAGCCTTGGCCTCGCCCACCTGCAGGACAAGGTCAAACTGCCCGAGCCTTGGCCGCGCCTGTGCGTCGGCGCCCTCGAAAAGCCCCGGCCGCGCGTCGCCCTCGGTCTTGCCCTGAACGGCATCGCCTCTTCCGCCATCGACGTTTCCGACGGCCTGCTCGCCGACCTCGGCCACATCGCCGAACGCTCGGGCTGCGCCGCCGCCGTCAAGCTCGTCCAGTTGCCGCATTTGCCCAAGGGCGAGAGCTACGACGCCGACCTTCGGCGCATCGCTCTCGAATGCCAGCTGACCGGCGGCGACGATTACGAGCTGTGCTTCACCGCACCAGGGACGCAAAGCCTGGCCATCGCGCAGATCGCCGCGACACTCGAACTGCCGCTCTGGAACATCGGCGAAATGGTGGCCGGGCCGAGCGGCGAGGTCACCGTCCTCGACCCGGACGGCAAGCCCGTCGAATTCGGCAGCAAGGGATACGACCACTTTGGCCAAGCGACCTGA
- the ribBA gene encoding bifunctional 3,4-dihydroxy-2-butanone-4-phosphate synthase/GTP cyclohydrolase II, producing the protein MPPHPAIASTAEIVTELKAGRMVILVDEEDRENEGDLVMAAEHITPDAINFMAKFGRGLVCLTLTEARCKKLGLVQMAKNNKTQYGTAFTVSIEAAEGVTTGISAADRARTIQVAVAKNTTIDDIVQPGHVFPITAREGGVLVRAGHTEAGCDLAGMAGLEPSSVICEIMNDDGTMARLPELMEFAKEHGLKIGTIADLIHYRAASETLVKRVTSKTISTAHGDFTMHAYVDQASGATHLALVKGSIPAGDETLVRVHEPLSVLDFLDPASKRQSFSIEEAQSAMAKFGHGVIVLMHRPEDGEAILSRLTGTAPSGPVKWDPRTYGIGAQILRDVGVSKMRLLSSPRKMPSMTGFGLEVTGFVTTPAEL; encoded by the coding sequence ATGCCACCCCATCCCGCCATCGCCAGCACCGCCGAGATCGTCACCGAACTCAAGGCCGGTCGCATGGTCATCCTGGTCGATGAAGAAGACCGCGAAAACGAGGGCGACCTCGTCATGGCCGCCGAACACATCACGCCCGACGCGATCAATTTCATGGCCAAATTCGGCCGTGGTCTGGTCTGCCTGACGCTGACCGAAGCCCGCTGCAAGAAGCTTGGCCTCGTCCAGATGGCCAAGAACAACAAGACCCAGTACGGCACTGCCTTCACCGTTTCGATCGAAGCGGCCGAAGGTGTCACCACCGGCATCTCGGCCGCCGACCGGGCGCGCACCATCCAGGTCGCCGTCGCCAAGAACACGACCATCGACGACATCGTCCAGCCCGGCCACGTCTTCCCGATCACCGCCCGCGAAGGCGGCGTGCTGGTCCGCGCCGGCCATACTGAAGCCGGCTGCGACCTGGCCGGCATGGCCGGTCTCGAGCCGTCCTCGGTGATCTGCGAGATCATGAACGACGACGGCACCATGGCCCGCCTGCCGGAGCTCATGGAATTCGCCAAGGAACATGGCCTGAAGATCGGCACCATCGCCGACCTCATCCACTACCGCGCCGCCTCGGAAACCCTGGTCAAGCGCGTCACGAGCAAGACCATCAGCACCGCCCACGGCGATTTCACCATGCACGCCTACGTCGACCAAGCCAGTGGCGCGACCCATCTGGCACTGGTCAAGGGCAGCATTCCGGCCGGCGACGAAACGCTGGTTCGCGTCCATGAACCGCTCTCCGTCCTCGACTTCCTCGACCCGGCCAGCAAGCGCCAGTCCTTCTCCATCGAGGAAGCCCAGTCGGCCATGGCCAAGTTCGGCCACGGTGTCATCGTCCTCATGCACCGCCCGGAAGACGGCGAAGCCATCCTCTCGCGCCTGACCGGCACCGCCCCGAGCGGCCCGGTCAAATGGGACCCGCGCACCTACGGCATCGGCGCCCAGATCCTGCGCGATGTCGGCGTTTCCAAGATGCGCCTGCTCTCCAGCCCGCGCAAGATGCCCTCCATGACCGGCTTTGGCCTCGAAGTCACCGGTTTCGTCACGACACCCGCGGAGTTGTAA
- a CDS encoding PAS domain S-box protein: MSVDISNARMRRRAYRLQWIALSIGLLLLGAQIAFDQIQAYGRIEAEARERLENHSLVVAEELERRLKSMSVVVDKLRDTLPVQLTHQDGLAIVTHELGMLTQALAGVRTLAYFDASGTVQASNRSQLVGQNFAQREYFQTVLKNPDPNKLYLSEPFVTTLGAYTMMLARMVKGPSGEFAGIVTATIDNENIGSLLHSIHAGRETTLFVVHGGGKMLALVPEQAKTITGVSLNVPGSFFQRHMASGQTASLMTGVSYALGRERLVSMRTLQPEGLRMTSSLVIGAARDLDEIFALWKTQASTRALLFLLVAAGSTLLLFQYQRRQKAFDSQLQEKSEENQHALLTLQRFIDHIPGTAYLKDADSRVLMANRGFQTLLGMDPAGMIGKTSQELFPGEFGEKIADDDRKVIENGGTVVIEESFNGRDYESTKFVVDDGHGNRQLGGMTMDITQRKQAEHKLKAQLKQLRELNQQLQTAEEGLRRLSTAVEQSPASIVITDLKAKIIFVNEAFTKASGYTAAEAIGQNPSILQSGETPPETYRDMWPTLLAGKAWRGEFINQRKDGSHYLELATISPVRDNNGAVTHYVAVKEDITERRQTEAELHAHRRHLEKQVEQRTSELAAAKEKADSANRAKSEFLANMSHEIRTPMNAIIGLNYLLRQTPLQPDQHEKLLKVSAAAEHLLQIINDILDLSKIEAGKVLLESYAFAPAEVLQNIGAMIRDRVASKGLSLHIDTSTLPERAIGDVTRLRQVLLNFAGNAVKFTQNGSISIAGELLGIEGDEMTCRFSVSDTGIGIRPEDTARLFNAFEQLDSSTTRRFGGTGLGLAIARHLAELMGGEVGVESTPGVGSRFWITARLGVARDEAAPVPESVQQGQLKGRVLVVEDERINRDIAVELLTSVGLEVVTAENGLLAVDRYKQSNFDLILMDIQMPELNGLDATRQIRALENGASVPIIALTANAFDADRENCLEAGMTDFLAKPVYPDALYALLAKHLPATDVARRTTATPQRDEMEEKANAQALLKQIDALYKLLSTGDIEATRQFNQIKTDLKRCCPAECEQLRQQIAIFNFDGAMALTESIKKQIA, translated from the coding sequence ATGAGCGTCGATATTTCGAACGCCCGGATGCGGCGGCGGGCCTATCGCCTGCAATGGATAGCGCTGAGCATCGGCCTGCTTCTGCTCGGGGCGCAAATCGCCTTCGACCAGATCCAGGCCTACGGCCGGATCGAGGCAGAAGCCAGGGAGCGGCTCGAGAACCACAGCCTGGTCGTCGCCGAGGAACTGGAACGCCGACTAAAGTCGATGAGCGTGGTCGTCGACAAGCTCCGTGACACCTTGCCCGTGCAACTCACCCACCAGGACGGGTTGGCCATCGTCACCCACGAACTGGGCATGCTGACCCAGGCCCTGGCGGGGGTGCGCACACTGGCCTATTTCGATGCCAGCGGCACCGTGCAGGCCAGCAACCGGAGCCAGCTGGTCGGGCAAAACTTTGCCCAGCGTGAATACTTCCAGACCGTCCTGAAAAATCCGGACCCGAACAAGCTCTACCTCAGCGAACCCTTTGTCACGACGCTGGGCGCCTACACGATGATGCTGGCGCGCATGGTCAAGGGACCGAGCGGTGAGTTCGCCGGCATCGTCACCGCCACCATCGATAACGAGAACATTGGCAGCTTGCTCCACTCCATCCATGCCGGCCGCGAAACCACCCTTTTTGTGGTGCATGGCGGAGGCAAGATGCTGGCTCTCGTACCCGAGCAAGCAAAAACGATCACCGGGGTCTCCTTGAACGTTCCCGGCTCATTTTTCCAGCGCCACATGGCCAGCGGCCAGACCGCCAGCCTGATGACCGGCGTGTCGTACGCACTCGGCAGGGAGCGCCTGGTGTCGATGCGTACCCTGCAACCCGAGGGCCTGCGCATGACCTCGTCACTGGTTATCGGCGCCGCCCGCGACCTCGATGAAATATTTGCTCTCTGGAAAACCCAGGCCAGCACCCGCGCCCTCCTTTTCCTGCTGGTGGCGGCCGGCTCCACGCTGCTCCTCTTCCAATACCAACGTCGACAAAAAGCCTTTGATAGCCAGCTTCAGGAAAAAAGCGAAGAAAACCAGCACGCCCTGCTGACCTTGCAGCGTTTCATCGACCACATCCCGGGTACGGCTTACCTCAAGGATGCCGACTCCCGCGTACTCATGGCCAACCGCGGATTCCAGACCCTGCTCGGCATGGATCCGGCCGGCATGATCGGTAAGACCAGCCAGGAACTGTTCCCCGGCGAATTCGGCGAAAAAATTGCCGACGACGACCGGAAAGTGATCGAAAACGGCGGCACCGTTGTCATCGAGGAAAGTTTCAACGGCCGGGATTACGAGTCGACCAAGTTCGTCGTCGATGACGGCCACGGCAATCGACAACTGGGCGGCATGACGATGGACATCACCCAGCGCAAGCAGGCGGAACACAAACTCAAGGCCCAGCTCAAGCAGCTACGCGAACTCAACCAGCAGCTTCAAACCGCTGAAGAAGGCTTGCGCCGGCTGTCCACCGCCGTCGAGCAAAGCCCGGCGAGCATCGTCATCACCGACCTCAAGGCCAAAATCATTTTCGTCAACGAGGCTTTTACCAAGGCCAGCGGCTACACGGCAGCCGAGGCCATTGGCCAGAATCCGAGCATTCTCCAGTCCGGCGAGACGCCCCCCGAAACCTATCGCGACATGTGGCCAACCCTGCTCGCCGGCAAGGCCTGGCGCGGCGAGTTCATCAATCAGCGCAAGGATGGCTCGCACTATCTCGAACTGGCCACCATATCGCCGGTGCGTGACAACAACGGGGCGGTCACCCACTACGTCGCGGTCAAGGAAGACATCACCGAACGCCGGCAGACCGAGGCCGAACTGCACGCCCACCGCCGGCACCTGGAAAAACAGGTCGAGCAGCGCACGAGCGAACTGGCTGCCGCCAAGGAAAAGGCCGATTCGGCCAATCGGGCCAAATCGGAATTTCTGGCTAACATGAGCCATGAAATCCGCACACCGATGAACGCCATCATCGGCCTCAACTACCTGCTCAGGCAAACCCCCCTGCAACCCGACCAGCACGAAAAGCTGCTCAAGGTCTCGGCCGCCGCCGAGCATCTGTTGCAGATCATCAACGATATTCTCGATCTGTCGAAAATCGAGGCGGGCAAGGTACTGCTCGAAAGTTACGCTTTTGCGCCGGCCGAGGTCTTGCAGAACATTGGCGCGATGATTCGCGACCGGGTCGCCAGCAAGGGACTGAGCCTGCACATCGATACGAGCACCTTGCCGGAACGGGCCATTGGCGACGTCACTCGCCTGCGCCAGGTGCTGCTCAATTTTGCCGGCAATGCAGTCAAGTTCACGCAAAACGGTTCGATTTCAATCGCCGGCGAACTGCTGGGCATCGAAGGTGACGAAATGACCTGCCGCTTCAGTGTCAGCGATACCGGCATCGGCATCCGTCCCGAAGATACGGCACGCCTGTTCAACGCCTTCGAGCAACTCGACAGCTCAACCACCCGGCGCTTTGGCGGCACCGGCCTGGGCCTGGCCATTGCCCGCCACCTCGCCGAACTGATGGGTGGCGAAGTCGGCGTCGAAAGCACGCCGGGCGTCGGCAGTCGTTTCTGGATAACCGCCCGCCTTGGCGTGGCCAGGGATGAAGCGGCGCCTGTGCCGGAAAGCGTGCAACAGGGGCAACTGAAAGGACGCGTTCTGGTGGTCGAGGATGAGCGAATCAACCGTGATATCGCCGTTGAACTACTGACCAGCGTCGGTCTCGAGGTCGTCACCGCAGAAAATGGCTTGCTTGCGGTCGACCGGTATAAACAGTCAAATTTCGATCTCATCCTGATGGATATCCAGATGCCGGAACTCAACGGACTGGATGCCACCCGGCAAATTCGCGCCCTGGAAAACGGGGCCTCGGTACCTATCATCGCACTGACGGCAAACGCCTTTGACGCCGACCGGGAAAACTGCCTCGAGGCCGGAATGACCGACTTTCTGGCCAAGCCGGTCTATCCCGATGCGCTCTATGCCTTGCTCGCCAAACACCTGCCCGCAACGGATGTCGCCCGACGCACAACAGCCACGCCGCAACGGGATGAGATGGAAGAAAAAGCCAATGCTCAGGCGCTGCTGAAACAAATCGATGCGCTGTACAAGTTGCTGAGCACGGGAGATATCGAAGCAACCCGCCAGTTCAATCAGATCAAAACGGATCTAAAGCGTTGTTGCCCGGCCGAGTGCGAGCAATTGCGCCAGCAAATCGCCATTTTCAACTTTGATGGCGCAATGGCCCTGACCGAAAGTATAAAAAAACAGATAGCCTGA
- a CDS encoding phosphatidylglycerophosphatase A family protein, whose protein sequence is MAKRPDLNFLIAHPAHFFALGCGSGLAPKAPGTFGTLFAWATFALFHHHFSDFGLFFLLTVAYLGGIWFIDVTGRAIGDPDHGSIVWDEIVPFWLILMMTPATFLWQLAAFALFRYFDITKPQPARYFDEHVKNGFGVMADDLVAAGYTLLCLALLKIVFA, encoded by the coding sequence TTGGCCAAGCGACCTGACCTCAATTTCCTGATCGCCCACCCGGCGCATTTCTTCGCGCTGGGCTGTGGCAGCGGGCTAGCTCCGAAAGCACCAGGCACCTTCGGCACGCTGTTCGCGTGGGCAACGTTCGCCCTCTTCCACCACCATTTTTCCGATTTTGGCCTGTTTTTCCTGTTGACCGTGGCATACCTCGGCGGCATCTGGTTCATCGACGTCACCGGCCGCGCCATCGGCGATCCGGACCACGGCAGCATCGTCTGGGACGAGATCGTGCCTTTCTGGCTCATCCTCATGATGACGCCAGCCACTTTCCTCTGGCAACTGGCCGCCTTCGCGCTTTTCCGCTATTTCGACATCACCAAGCCGCAGCCGGCCCGCTATTTTGACGAGCACGTCAAAAACGGCTTCGGCGTCATGGCCGACGACCTTGTCGCGGCCGGCTACACTTTGCTCTGCCTGGCCCTGCTCAAGATCGTTTTCGCCTGA
- a CDS encoding EAL domain-containing protein — protein sequence MTHQDNKTQGPGKPIVLIVDDVPDNLAAISEMISNLGVDVRVANSGPVALRYARLPPHPDLILLDVMMPEMDGHEVLRALRADGETCDIPVIFVTALDDPENEERGIHEGAVDYITKPINPAILGIRVKAQLELKRARDMVAGQKAWLEQEVARRVAENTQLDARLQVALATSGFGIWEHDHERGSNQWSPSLSRILGLTEGPTTIAATLELIHPEDRNAIAQSMEDQPGHGDEIHVEELRMRHADGHWVWMEARGRILRRDAQGKAALVLGTMADISRRKTADAEQRLSSVVFTGISDGVCITDANSEILLTNQAFSKVTGYSSSEALGKNPRILRSGVHGPEFYRDMWEAINRHGNWQGEITNRRKDGELVTEWLNISAVRDRRGNLTNYVGVFSDLSERHAAAERIQYLSSFDPLTNLPNRSLFADRLGQALISAHRFNRETAVLLLDLDRFRFINDTLGPPVGDAILIEVARRLNLQVRDGDTIGRRSGNEFGFVMANLSHERDTIALAQRMLDAIAVPFEVGEHTIAITACIGVAVAPRNGNDVDALMKCADAALLRTKKSGQNTFRFYSPEMDADAARRLGLEAALRQALQRNELTVYYQPQISLDSGNMIGMEALLRWNNPAFGSISPAEFIPIAEETGLILPIGEWVLRTACLQTRQWLDLGLANLRIAVNLSSRQFRQANLPGLVSQCLAETGLPAGALELEITESALIDDIDEAIAQCRSLKTLGIKISLDDFGTGYSSLAYISRLPFDKIKIDQSFVRDITENPVNAAIASAAIVMARSLNLSVLAEGVETEAQASFLRSRRCDAMQGYLFSRPLPAAEFEQLLAGKKRLQLADTPAEKAQTLLIVDDEPNILTSLSRLLRREGFNILTANSPAAAFEHLAKHPVQVILSDQRMPDMSGTEFFARVRQLYPDTIRIVLTGYTDIESVTGAINRGAIYKFLTKPWDDDMLREQIREAFRIAKG from the coding sequence ATGACACACCAGGACAACAAGACTCAGGGGCCAGGCAAGCCCATTGTGCTTATTGTCGACGACGTGCCGGACAACCTCGCCGCCATTTCGGAAATGATCAGCAACCTCGGCGTTGACGTCCGGGTTGCCAACAGTGGCCCGGTCGCCCTGCGCTACGCCAGGCTACCGCCCCACCCCGACCTCATCCTGCTCGATGTCATGATGCCCGAGATGGATGGCCATGAGGTGCTCCGGGCGCTACGCGCCGATGGCGAAACCTGCGACATTCCGGTGATATTCGTTACTGCCCTCGACGACCCGGAAAACGAGGAACGCGGCATCCACGAAGGCGCCGTCGACTACATCACCAAGCCGATCAATCCGGCGATCCTCGGCATCCGCGTCAAGGCCCAGCTTGAACTGAAACGGGCCCGCGACATGGTGGCCGGGCAAAAGGCCTGGCTTGAGCAGGAAGTTGCCCGGCGGGTGGCGGAAAACACTCAACTCGATGCCCGCCTGCAGGTGGCCCTCGCCACCTCCGGCTTCGGCATCTGGGAACACGATCACGAACGCGGCAGCAACCAGTGGAGCCCCAGCCTGTCGCGGATCCTCGGCTTGACAGAAGGGCCGACGACCATCGCCGCCACGCTTGAATTGATTCACCCGGAAGACCGCAACGCGATAGCGCAGAGCATGGAGGACCAGCCCGGCCACGGTGACGAAATCCATGTCGAAGAATTGCGCATGCGCCATGCTGATGGTCACTGGGTGTGGATGGAGGCGCGGGGACGGATACTGCGCCGCGATGCCCAGGGAAAAGCGGCGCTGGTTCTCGGGACCATGGCCGACATCAGCCGGCGCAAGACGGCCGATGCCGAGCAACGGCTGTCATCGGTTGTCTTTACCGGCATCAGCGATGGCGTCTGCATCACTGACGCCAACAGCGAGATTCTGCTCACCAACCAGGCTTTTTCCAAGGTGACCGGCTACAGCAGCAGCGAAGCGCTTGGCAAAAACCCCCGCATCCTCCGTTCCGGGGTGCATGGCCCCGAGTTTTATCGCGACATGTGGGAAGCCATCAACCGGCACGGCAACTGGCAGGGCGAGATCACCAACCGGCGTAAGGACGGCGAACTGGTGACCGAATGGCTGAACATTTCGGCCGTACGCGACAGAAGAGGGAATCTGACAAATTACGTCGGCGTATTCAGCGATCTTTCGGAGCGCCATGCCGCGGCCGAACGCATTCAATACCTGTCCAGCTTCGACCCGCTGACCAACCTGCCCAACCGCAGCCTGTTTGCCGACCGCCTCGGCCAGGCCCTGATCAGTGCCCACCGCTTCAATCGGGAGACAGCGGTCCTCCTGCTCGACCTCGACCGCTTCCGCTTCATCAACGACACGCTCGGCCCACCCGTTGGCGACGCGATACTGATCGAGGTGGCGCGCCGCCTCAATCTGCAGGTGCGCGATGGCGACACCATCGGTCGCCGCTCCGGCAACGAATTCGGCTTCGTGATGGCCAACCTGAGCCACGAGCGCGACACCATCGCGCTCGCCCAGCGCATGCTCGATGCCATCGCCGTTCCCTTCGAGGTCGGTGAGCACACCATCGCCATTACCGCCTGCATCGGCGTTGCCGTCGCCCCCCGCAACGGCAACGATGTCGATGCCCTGATGAAGTGCGCCGATGCCGCCCTGCTGCGCACCAAAAAGAGCGGACAAAACACATTCCGTTTCTATTCGCCGGAAATGGATGCCGATGCCGCCCGCCGACTCGGGCTTGAGGCGGCCTTGCGGCAAGCCCTGCAACGCAATGAACTGACTGTTTACTACCAGCCTCAGATCAGTCTCGACAGCGGCAACATGATCGGCATGGAAGCCCTGCTGCGTTGGAACAATCCGGCATTCGGCTCAATCTCCCCGGCCGAGTTCATCCCGATCGCCGAAGAAACCGGGCTTATCCTGCCGATTGGCGAATGGGTGTTGCGTACCGCCTGCCTGCAAACCCGGCAGTGGCTGGACCTTGGCCTGGCCAACCTGCGCATTGCCGTGAACCTCTCGTCTCGCCAGTTTCGCCAGGCCAACCTGCCTGGCCTGGTCAGCCAGTGCCTGGCCGAAACCGGCCTGCCAGCCGGGGCGCTGGAACTGGAGATTACCGAGAGCGCCCTGATCGACGATATCGACGAAGCTATCGCCCAGTGCCGAAGCCTCAAGACACTCGGCATCAAGATTTCGCTCGATGATTTCGGCACCGGTTATTCGTCGCTGGCCTATATCTCGCGCCTGCCCTTCGACAAGATCAAGATCGACCAGAGCTTTGTCCGCGACATTACTGAAAACCCGGTCAACGCGGCGATTGCTTCGGCGGCCATTGTCATGGCCCGCAGCCTCAACCTGAGCGTACTGGCCGAGGGCGTTGAAACCGAAGCGCAGGCCAGCTTCCTGCGGAGCAGACGCTGTGACGCGATGCAGGGATATCTGTTCAGCAGGCCGCTACCGGCGGCGGAATTCGAGCAACTGCTGGCCGGCAAAAAGCGCCTGCAGCTCGCCGACACGCCAGCCGAAAAGGCGCAGACGCTGCTTATTGTTGACGACGAGCCGAATATTCTGACTTCGCTGTCACGTTTGCTGCGCCGGGAAGGCTTCAACATCCTGACAGCCAATTCGCCCGCCGCGGCTTTCGAGCATCTGGCCAAGCATCCGGTACAGGTCATTCTCTCCGACCAGCGCATGCCCGACATGTCGGGGACCGAGTTCTTCGCCCG
- a CDS encoding type II toxin-antitoxin system HicA family toxin, which yields MSHKHAHLMRSIFQDPPSANIHWREIESLLNHLGAEIEPAHGARYKITLNKVEAFLHHPHNSNTCSRTDIKSIREMLSHAGVTLSAYEAGEA from the coding sequence ATGAGTCACAAGCATGCCCACCTGATGCGCAGCATCTTTCAGGACCCACCGTCGGCCAACATTCATTGGCGCGAGATCGAATCGCTGCTCAACCACCTCGGCGCCGAGATCGAACCGGCGCACGGCGCCCGCTACAAGATCACGCTCAACAAGGTTGAAGCCTTCCTGCATCACCCACACAACAGCAATACCTGCAGCCGGACGGACATCAAATCGATCCGCGAGATGCTCAGCCATGCCGGGGTAACGCTATCCGCCTACGAGGCGGGAGAGGCTTGA
- the nusB gene encoding transcription antitermination factor NusB, whose product MTTFLSDSEHPHDVKAPPKSARRRSREFILQGLYQWRVGGADEAAIEAYAPEMEGFAKADREFFVGSLRGIIGQREALVSQVTAHLDRPFSELSPIEACVLMMGAFEMNNHPETPYRVIINEAIELAKSFGGTDGHKYVNGVLDKIAAVVRADEVAARKQGSK is encoded by the coding sequence ATGACCACTTTCCTCAGCGACAGCGAACACCCCCACGACGTCAAGGCGCCGCCCAAGTCGGCCCGTCGCCGCTCCCGCGAATTCATCCTGCAAGGCCTCTACCAGTGGCGCGTCGGTGGTGCCGATGAAGCCGCCATCGAAGCCTACGCCCCGGAAATGGAAGGCTTCGCCAAGGCCGACCGTGAATTCTTTGTTGGCAGTCTGCGCGGCATCATCGGTCAGCGCGAGGCGCTGGTTTCGCAAGTAACGGCGCACCTCGACCGGCCGTTCAGCGAACTCTCGCCGATTGAAGCCTGCGTCCTGATGATGGGCGCCTTCGAGATGAACAACCATCCCGAAACGCCCTACCGCGTCATCATCAACGAGGCTATCGAGCTGGCCAAATCTTTCGGCGGCACCGACGGCCACAAGTACGTCAATGGCGTGCTCGACAAGATCGCCGCCGTCGTTCGCGCCGACGAGGTTGCCGCGCGCAAGCAGGGCAGCAAATAG